The halophilic archaeon DL31 nucleotide sequence TTCGTTGCTTGATGTCAGAGAGGTCTTCAAATTCTACACTTCCTGTGGCAGTAAGGTCAAAGAATTCGTTTAACTCTCTCATGATTTCACTGTCTGACTGTTCTGATAGTCCTTCAGCACGTAGAGCAATGTTTACCTGGTCGATAAGTTCTTGAGAATCGACAATCCAATTTGAATTGACTGCTGTTTTGATTACGACAGCGCTGGCTTGACTAAGATTGTCGGGCAATTCACTTTCAGAAATAGTGGCTTCTTTTACATAGATTCCACCTTTTTTAGTATCCTGATTGAGTGTCTCATGATTCTCGATAAAAACATCTTCAGCCGCGAATCCAGTTCTGTTTGCATGGTCGCCAGCTTGCGAGAACGAAATATGCGCTCGAACCAGCGCTTCATTATCATACTTTGCTCCACAGATTTTACAGACTTTTTGACTCATTTTGAATCACCTTAGTTATTGATATGTTGTATTATTATGTAAAGCTGACGATTTAATATTGACAACAAAAATTGTATTCTAAAGATACCCCTAGATATTATCATAGCCGATTTACCAAAGTAATCTTTGATAGAATGAATAAAGCCTTCTAACTGATTTTTACACGAATTTATATCTTGATGGATAAATTTCACCATACAACTACCACTTTAGACATAATATGCTAATTTAGGTACTTACAAATATTCTACCATTCTCATGAGCCAACTCAGCCAGCGTGTATCAAATTGTAGATACATCTAAGCGAAGAATGAATTCGTGATTCTCTAATCACACAACCACCTAATCATTCTTTGACACGCTCGGCCTGCGACTCGATTCTTGACATTATAGGCTTGTTGAGACCAGCTCACTGAGCGAAACCATACTATCTAACGACAGATGGCCACACAATGGTTGTCGTTCAAGTTAGCAAACGGTGTAATATGGTGTGTCACACGGTCAAAGTCACACGGTCTACACACGGTCCACACGGTCAACCATGTGTTAATAATATTCTAGAATTTGGATTTGACTTATTTATTTGGTGAAATATGATAGAAGAATAGACAATAATATCTGCTAAGCAGTGAGACATCTCTCGGGCAGCTTTTCATAGGTTCGTCCGATTCAAACATTGAGCAAAAATAGGTATTAGTGAAAGTGTCGTCGATGAACGCGATTCGGTCAGGATGCTACAGCTACTGTGGTCGGACAGGCTGCTCACACTCATAGCATTCCGCAAACAAGCGTGTCTCACTTTCGACCTCGTATTTGATAAGTATAGCTCCTGCCGGAATAGTTGACCCACAAAGCGGACACACACCTTGGCTTGAGTCTGTGTTCGACATACTGCTTGGGGAAGGGGAACTTGGAGCGTGTGACGATTTCCAAGTTCCGTACCAAAATTAACACTCCGTTTATAAAATACTCTGGTAACCACAGTGTAAGTAGATACATACGCTGCTCACTGAGATAGTGAAGCTTCAACAGCGTATTCTTCGGCCAATTCGACAACATCGTAGACGTGAATCCCTGATTTGAACCAGAGCACGCGGTCATCCATCCCTTTGAAATCGTCAGCTGAACAATCCAATCGCTCGGATACGGCAACAACGAGGTTATCACGGTCGGTCTCTCGTATCTTTGCCAGTTTCTCGTCGAGATATTCAGGCGTCCAGAATCCAACAATCTCGAACAGTACTCGTCGTCCATCAGGATGTTCAAGAGCGAAATCTGGGAGCATCACTTCTGCACCCAAGTCGAGCACATCATCTTCTCGGATGAGCTCCCAATCTGTATTTGCTCGCTCCCATTTCCGGGATAGCGTCCGTTCTAGGTCGCTATCAAAATCACTCTGAGCAGAGTAGTGTGACGAGAGCCCTTCGGTGTGGTCAAGCTCAAACGAGACCGTCTGGCAGGTCGTCCCGCTATCGTCGTCAAGGATGTCGGCTCTCATTTCCCAGCGATTACACAGCGGCAACGCAGGGAGGAAGTTCGCCATCCGAATCCCGTATTTCCGAGATTTTGAAAAGAGAGATGCCGCACCATCCAGGATAGCTTCGTATCCGTCAGCAACATCGGTACTCGCTACCCGATTTCCGTTTGTGTCGATTGGATAGATACGGTGCATCAAGCCGAACAGCTTCACGTAACTGAACACAGTCGAAAACGAGTCCCAGACGCGCACTCGCATCTCCGTAGCATCGTAGAGGACGGCCTGTGCCAGAGCCAAATTGTAACGGGTGAGAAGCCAATCAACTGAGACTGTGTCCTCGGCGTAAGATTCCTCACTATCACCCGTTAGGTGGGTTGTCGTGGTTGATTGGTCGGTATCCGTGTCTTCACTGGAAGCTTGGTGTCCAAACTGAACGAGTTGCTTATTCTCGTCCAAATCACCGTACATTCCCTGATAGCACTCCTTGAGCGAGATACCCAACCGGTCAGCTACAGTGCTATAGACCCAGACAGATTGCCTATCGTCGCTCAACGTCGGCTGACGGACAATTGGTTGATTTTCATTTGCAACCTTGAAGAGTTCTTGTCGAATCTCTCGCGGCTCAACTGGAGCGACCGTCTCGAACTCACACTCATCTTTCAACAGTTTCGCCAACCCCTGGACAATTTTGTAATCCGTATCGGAAATGGTGAGCTGGTCGATAGTATCCTCCAAGTCACCTTTCGATTCGCCAAGGTGGTCCTCAAAAATCTGGATGAGTTCTTCGGCGGTATCTCGATACCGTTGCTCATCAGCGTCAATGAACAGGGGAGAAATACTACCATCTCGCGTACGCGACCGTGAAAGGTCAGCCGTCAGCATTTTAATTTACCCCTTGGCGTCTTCGTGTAGAGACATACGTTTCCATCGTATCTTCGCTGATTATCTCGTACAGGCGAGCAGGTTGACGGTCGTCTGTTGGCCGTAGAATCCGACCCAATCGTTGTGCATACTGTCGTTTAGATGCGCTTCCTGAGAGAATGATACCGACATTTGCGGCTGGAACATCAATTCCTTCATCGAGCACTTGGGATGTAGCAAGCATCGAGTACTCTCCCGTCCGAAACCGCTCCAATATCTCTGTTCGCTCGTCGGTTTCGGTCTGGTGGGTGATACACGGAACCACGAACTCTTGTGAAATCTCGTACGCGAAGTCGTTGTTAGCAGTGAAAATAATGCTACGGTCGTTGTAATGTCTCTTCAAGAGATTGTCTAGCGTATCGAGTTTCTTCTCCGCAGTTCTAGCAATCTTCTCTGCTCGTTGCTTGGCGATTAATGCTCGACGTCCCTTTGGGTCGTACGACGTTCGTTTGAGGAATTTTTGATACCCACGTTCTTTCCACAAGTCGAAGTCCTGATTGTCCACGTAGTCACGGTAAATCTGGTACTCGTCGTCGTACGTGGTCCGTTCTTCGTCGGTGAGTTCAACTTGGAGATGAATCGTTTCATATTCGCTAAGGTACTCGCCAGCAAGTTCGTCAACCACCTCTCGATAGACAACTGCACCGAGCAAGTCTTCCAGTTCTTCATGTGCTCCATCTGCACGCTCGTACGTCGCGGTCAGTCCAAGCCGATAGGGAGCAATCGTCATCTCTGGGATTTGCTGGTAAGTCTGAGCAGGCAGATGATGTACTTCATCGACGACCAGAAGCCCGAATTGGTCACCGTACTCGTTGATGTAGCGGTAGGCACTGTCGTAGGTCGTCACTGTAATGTTCGTCACATTGTGACTACCCCCGCCGAGAACACCCACTCCATCGGGTAGCTGGTTACCGAAGGCATTAGTGAGCGTACTGTGCCACTGGTTCATTAGGTCGATAGTTGGGACAACGACGAGCGTACTCACACCAGCATCGGCAATAGCCTGAACAGCGAGAAATGTCTTCCCGCTTCCAGTCGGAAGAATAACGCTCCCCTGACGACCATTGTCTCGCCATGCTGAGAGAGCTTGTTGTTGATAGTCTCGTGGTTCGATAGCGACAGACGGAGTGAAAAGAAAGTCCGAGTAAGCACGGGCATTGTCTTCCAACTCACCCACAGTCGCTGTGGATTGATTGAGAGTAGATTGTCCGTCAGTCTCATTCGCCCACTCTCGGATGTCACGGTAGTGTTGTGCCCGTGCTCGATATTCGTCAACGCGGTCGTCCCATTCAGCATACGGAACGGTA carries:
- a CDS encoding protein of unknown function DUF790 (PFAM: Protein of unknown function DUF790, endonuclease-like~KEGG: nph:NP3848A hypothetical protein), producing the protein MLTADLSRSRTRDGSISPLFIDADEQRYRDTAEELIQIFEDHLGESKGDLEDTIDQLTISDTDYKIVQGLAKLLKDECEFETVAPVEPREIRQELFKVANENQPIVRQPTLSDDRQSVWVYSTVADRLGISLKECYQGMYGDLDENKQLVQFGHQASSEDTDTDQSTTTTHLTGDSEESYAEDTVSVDWLLTRYNLALAQAVLYDATEMRVRVWDSFSTVFSYVKLFGLMHRIYPIDTNGNRVASTDVADGYEAILDGAASLFSKSRKYGIRMANFLPALPLCNRWEMRADILDDDSGTTCQTVSFELDHTEGLSSHYSAQSDFDSDLERTLSRKWERANTDWELIREDDVLDLGAEVMLPDFALEHPDGRRVLFEIVGFWTPEYLDEKLAKIRETDRDNLVVAVSERLDCSADDFKGMDDRVLWFKSGIHVYDVVELAEEYAVEASLSQ
- a CDS encoding helicase domain-containing protein (KEGG: nph:NP3846A helicase-like protein~PFAM: DNA/RNA helicase, C-terminal; Restriction endonuclease, type I, R subunit/Type III, Res subunit~SMART: DNA/RNA helicase, C-terminal), whose amino-acid sequence is MNQWHSTLTNAFGNQLPDGVGVLGGGSHNVTNITVTTYDSAYRYINEYGDQFGLLVVDEVHHLPAQTYQQIPEMTIAPYRLGLTATYERADGAHEELEDLLGAVVYREVVDELAGEYLSEYETIHLQVELTDEERTTYDDEYQIYRDYVDNQDFDLWKERGYQKFLKRTSYDPKGRRALIAKQRAEKIARTAEKKLDTLDNLLKRHYNDRSIIFTANNDFAYEISQEFVVPCITHQTETDERTEILERFRTGEYSMLATSQVLDEGIDVPAANVGIILSGSASKRQYAQRLGRILRPTDDRQPARLYEIISEDTMETYVSTRRRQGVN